Below is a genomic region from Tumebacillus amylolyticus.
TCAACACGGTGAAGCACACCAAAACGCGGGAAGAGCTTGGGGACATCGCCGCCAGCGTCACGGTCGCGAGCAACGGTGAACCCGTGGGCTACAAACGCAAAATTACTTGCATGCTGACGGCCTACACGAACTCCTATGAATCCACCGGCAAACATCCGGGTGACAAAGGGTATGGCATCACCGCCAGCGGTCGAACCGCCAAGGAAGGGATGACGGTAGCCGTCGACCCCGACCTGATCCCTTTGCACAGCGTGGTGTACATTCCGGGGATCGGCCCCCGCTATGCAGAAGATACCGGAGGTGCAGTGAAGGGTCCGCACATCGACGTGTTTTTCAACGACGATACGACGGCCCGCGACTTTGGAGTCAAGCAAGCCAATGTTTATATCATAGAAGAAGGGCCCAGGGAGACGCAGTGACTCCCTGGTTTTTTTGTGTGTTTGCATTTATCTAGTAATCTTACTATAATGCTTGGAATTTAGGAACTGGCACTCGTGTAATTTCTCAACGCCTGTTTCCAGAACCAGCGGGCGACGAAGACGATCACGATGGCGATGATGAACGAAATCACAGCATCCGTCCACGTCAGTTTGCCGATCAACCCGGCGGCCGGGAACGTGGTGAGCACGGCGACGGGAAACACGTAGGTCAAAAGCGCTCGGAGAATTCCCTTGTACACTTGCACGGGGAAGCGTGCCGTTTCAAACAGCGACGTGAACAGGAACGTCAAATTCTCCACCTTCACGAACCAGAACGACATCGTCATCAGCACCATCCAGATTCCGTAGAGCGTAACCAGTGCCGCGAGGAACATCAGCGCAAACCAGAGCAGGTGGGAAGCGGTGAAGGCGAGGTTCATTTTCACAGCGGCATACACGACGAGACCCAGGCCCATGAGCACGTCGGTGATCGGCCAGAACAGGATGTGCCGGAACGAGACGTAGAACTGGCTGTCCACAGGCTTTGTGAGGATCAAGTCGAGCGTGCCTTTGCGGATGTGCTGGACAATGCGTCCGATGTTGGGGCGCAGCACCATTTTTACCACGCCGTCGAGAGCGTTGAAGATGCCGAGCAATACGAGCACCTGCTCAAAACTCCACCCTCCGATCGCTTGCGTTTGGTTGAAAAAAACTTGCAGGGTCAAAAGCGACACGAACAAGCCGGATACGGTGCTGAGCACGTTGGCGAAGAAGTTGGAACGGTACTCCATCTCTTCCACCACAGCAGCGCGAAGAAATTCCTTCATTAGGCGTAAGTATTTCATTTGAATCTCCTCCTGTCGCGGTGTTGCTCGTCTCATCTCTCCCTCCATTTTGCACCTATCTCCGTACTCTTTTCAACTTCTAAAAACAGCAAAACACCTTTCCGACCTCAAGTGCTTGGAGAGTTGAATGCGCCTACACAGAAGAATCGGAGGGCAAAATTATGCAAACTTCCGTAAAAGTCATTCGTTCTGACACAGGTTCCACGTTCCTCATGCCACCCGAAAGAAAATCAACAGACTGTGAGAACCCGATCTTCTATAAAAGACTAGCCAAGATTATCGCCAACTCTACAAAATAAAAAAATGAACGCGCCTTTAATTGCGGGCATGGTCATTTTTTCGTTTACATTTTGGCATCGCCAATACTGGGCGCACATGAAAAAGCCTGACCATTGAATGGACAGGCTTTTCATGTGGTTAAAAATCCCTATCGTGAAAGTTTGCCATCATGTTCACATGAAGTCGTGCAGTCTCATCGACACTTAAAAAGTC
It encodes:
- a CDS encoding 3D domain-containing protein; the encoded protein is MQPRSIVMVALATCLLWSTAGHHISEAQPLTHMAVKPLELHSRAFPALKVLHAQMPTASASVSPAPIRHDEPQMARHTIAQGDTLFEIATRYNTKVEHIMQHNPEVNPDNLKVGDTLQVPLNTVKHTKTREELGDIAASVTVASNGEPVGYKRKITCMLTAYTNSYESTGKHPGDKGYGITASGRTAKEGMTVAVDPDLIPLHSVVYIPGIGPRYAEDTGGAVKGPHIDVFFNDDTTARDFGVKQANVYIIEEGPRETQ
- a CDS encoding ABC transporter permease, giving the protein MKYLRLMKEFLRAAVVEEMEYRSNFFANVLSTVSGLFVSLLTLQVFFNQTQAIGGWSFEQVLVLLGIFNALDGVVKMVLRPNIGRIVQHIRKGTLDLILTKPVDSQFYVSFRHILFWPITDVLMGLGLVVYAAVKMNLAFTASHLLWFALMFLAALVTLYGIWMVLMTMSFWFVKVENLTFLFTSLFETARFPVQVYKGILRALLTYVFPVAVLTTFPAAGLIGKLTWTDAVISFIIAIVIVFVARWFWKQALRNYTSASS